The genomic segment AATATGCAGTACTTTTGCAATTGGCGTTCTACTGTGCAGTATAACATCGTGCACGATCCAGAGGTCTCTATTACGAGATAAATACTGTACAACCGATGCAATTAGGTTCTGGGACTGCCGATATGATGAATTTTTTCCTTCGTACATATTATCTGTAATATTACAgtaaagagaaattatatttgtataacgaTCACATAATTATCAAGAATGAAAAACATTAATAAGTGGAAATTAATAGGAACAATTAGCAAATTGTTACTCGTACTAACTGTTTGTAAAAGAAGCATAAGTTACATTACCAATTACGAAATGAACTCACTGCAATCGAGGAAAATGTCAATGTCGCTCTCGGGGAAACCTAAGTCTGAAATTCTAGATCCGAACGGGTAAGCCCTTATGTTCGGGATGTACTTTCTCAAGTCGGTTTCAAAACTGTACAGCACGTACTTTCTCATCTCGTCGTGGCATTTGACGCGATTTGAACGCTCGAGCAGGACTTCCGCGTTCAGGCCGGACATCGTCAAGAACTGCACTACTTGATCCGGCAAATCGTTTATGTCGGGACCATACATCATTCTGTTCTTATGTTCCATCAGCTCGAAATGCTGATCGCTCGTGTCCGCGCTTCCGAACCACATAATCAGGCAAGCGTTGCAGAAATAGAATTTGAATTTGTTCGTGTGGTCCGGAATGTCCATCAGTCGCGTCACGTGATAGGGGACGTGCAGATGCTTCACGAAGTAGAGCTCCGACGGGGTCTGGTAGTTGCAGAATTCGCAGCAGTACTTCTTCGCGTTGTACCGACTCTGGAACTGAATGTGCATCTGTTGCAGCATATTTTTTATCGGCACCTCCCAGGATCCCTTCGCGTCCCTGTGCGCGTTGCTCGCTATGTGTTCGCGCAGCGACTGTTCGTTCTTCTTGACCGTGGAGCATAGATCTTTATTCTCGCACAACAGGCATTTGACGAAGTCGTCGTTGCTCGTCATGTATTCTCGCGCAAGTACCAGTTTACTAAAGGACTCTCCGTTGCTTACGGATCTCTTTTCATCCTCTATCATCATGGACAGTAACTGGATGTGCCTTTTCGAGCGGATATGCCTGCCGAGGTGCCTTCGTACGTCGTCGCTCTGCATTCGAAGAGTCGTGTCGCATACCAAGCAATAGCACTTCTTGTTGTCGTTGCGCAGGAAGAAATCCAGGGCGATGGCGAACGTGTCAATGATCGCGTGATTCGCCTCATGGAACTCGTAATTTATACGGGAGTACGTGTACTTCTGATGCGTCGAAGTATCCTTGTTTCTCTTGTCGTCAGTAGCCTCGTGTTTCGCGATGGTTGATGTTTGTACGGTCGCTTCTTTTGCCGAAGCATCGTTGCAGTCTCCGTTACTAGTAATCTGCTTTGAAGCTTTGTCACCTGCATTGTTCGTCGTTACGTTAGCTCGCACGTTTTCCTTCGCCGAAGAATTGAGGCCGTTTTTggtcttcttccttctctttctcacctTGATTCCACATTCCACAACTTGTGAATTATTCTCCTTTAATATTTGCGACGTATCTTTACACACATTATTCCcattctttaatttcttaacaTTACCGTTCGGTGTTGGTACCATGTCACTTGTTGCTGTCAAGACAGAGACGTTGTTGTTGACTCCATTATCGGTGACAGGTACAGTACTCGCTTGGAAGAGCGTGAGTGGTAagtgtttctttttccttgtTGTCTTCCCCTCAGTGAAAGCACCGTTCTGCTTCGTCTTATTCCTTGCTGGACCGTTTTGAGCATCGCGCTTCCTTGACGATATCAAGTGTTGTTTCACAGGTGCATCTGATGAAATGTTATCGTCCCTTTGTATCTCCTCCATCGCTCGGATTTTGCGAGAATGTACAAGTTCTGTATTTAACAAATGTACGCGCACTTTTTCTTTATCAGCTAGTACCAAACTCTTTTTTTCCCGATCTAAATGCTTACGTACGCTTACCGATTTACCTCTACATTCTTATCTACAAGTAGTGTCGGCTTGCAATTTTATCGTACACGcttgataaagaaaaaggGGACAAACGGGATTTCACGCTCTGTCATTTGCCACCACGCTAAAACTTTAGTCGGGGATGCCTAGGGATTTTGTCTTTTCTGCCTGCCGAAGcagggcatctatcacgtaacttttcccctaggatggaaaatgaaaatttcgcgtgaacttttacgttatgatttgctgctgagatgaagaaattttcatttttcattttccatcctaggggaaaagttacgtgatagatgcccagGCGCGAATCCCGTTTGTCCAGAATTGCGACGGACCAATCATGGCACTCGTTGCGCTAGGGACATTTCAATTCCTAAAAACTAGTTCTTTCGGATATAGAGATATCGAATGCCGGGCTCGATCTGAATTCCACATAACGTCGCGCGGAGATCCATTTCCGAACTCACGTGCGCAATTGCCTGTGCGTACGGAAGTGACAGCAGAGCCGGTTACTACTCCGTGCCAACTGTTTAGCTACGTGTCATGCACGCAAATCTAATTTACACGAACGACTGACGGCTGTGACTTTTTCGGATCTTGTTTACGCATCTGCTCATACCGAGCGTCAAGGTATCGATATTTCTCGTTCGCCCGCAGCTCGAGATTCAGAGTTCCGTGTGATATCCGATTATTtatttggaaaaattgcgtATACGTCAGTGACGGGCACAGTGTCGTAAACATATGCGTTACGAATACACTCGTTTAGTAATTGTTATCGCTTTCGCGAAGATGACGTCCTTAATTTTAAGCTCTCTATTTAACAGgaaatttagattttatttttcacaataaGTATCGTTTCGGAGAATGGAAGACAATTTCtgattatataaacaatattctcatattaacatattgcatattataaattggAAAATAGAGGACtagctttatattattaacgtttttttttttttaatttttagcaACCTAATCATGCGGCAGTTGAAgggaaaaacgaaagaaacgaataaacagaagaaagaaaggaaaaaggaattCATGGAGAATAAGCAGAGAGTATTTACGATCGTCTTACCCACTATAGCTGCGGTATTTGTGATAATAGCAGCatacatttacattaaaaCCCGTCCAAAACTCCTCGAGTACTGAGAACGTGTCTCATCCATCATCGAAGCAAGATACGCGCAACATTTCAACAGTGCATTTACAATTCCCGgttatatttttacagatgtACGGAGGTTTTTCCAAGAGTAGGCACGTTCCATTGCTCTCCTCGAAATGTCTTGTAATCTGTTAGCTCATACTGAAAACGAGTCATTCATTTGCAAATGTCCtcttgcaaatttaatttgacaaagatatatttttcaagccgagagaaattatgtaatatttagaTTTCATTATCGTATAAGAGAGGTGTATAATGTAAGGGATGTTTTTTTACGAAAGCATATGAGaacaattaaaatgtttatatattgttacatataaatttatattaacatcgtatatatataacttagatttacactttttttttctatttatgtcTTCCTCGATTTTTCCGTTTCATGCTTTTCATTTGTAATGTATCCTGAAAAATGTTACGAGATTATACAAGTAGAAAGTTTTATCATGTAATATCGCGTACTGTCAGATAATCATTTCATGTATAAAGCATTTAAGAGGTTCATATCTGTGTAAGTTTTACTGACTGTTAAATCAAATTGGAAAACAACACATTAATCTGTAAAGCGTCTACATAACGAATATGGGTCCAAtgcagtataaaaatatatttgttacatataaacAGTAATGCATTCCATTATATTCTCCTCATCTTTCCCAATCAAATTACTTAGTATGTGCAATGCGCAGTGTAATCTACATAACAACagattgtttaaataaaacaaaagtgaATATTCCAATTTCTACAGTCTAACAAATATTACTTCAAGAAAGTTGCAACTTCTATCTCTAGA from the Ooceraea biroi isolate clonal line C1 chromosome 13, Obir_v5.4, whole genome shotgun sequence genome contains:
- the LOC109611452 gene encoding uncharacterized protein LOC109611452 isoform X1, with protein sequence MEEIQRDDNISSDAPVKQHLISSRKRDAQNGPARNKTKQNGAFTEGKTTRKKKHLPLTLFQASTVPVTDNGVNNNVSVLTATSDMVPTPNGNVKKLKNGNNVCKDTSQILKENNSQVVECGIKVRKRRKKTKNGLNSSAKENVRANVTTNNAGDKASKQITSNGDCNDASAKEATVQTSTIAKHEATDDKRNKDTSTHQKYTYSRINYEFHEANHAIIDTFAIALDFFLRNDNKKCYCLVCDTTLRMQSDDVRRHLGRHIRSKRHIQLLSMMIEDEKRSVSNGESFSKLVLAREYMTSNDDFVKCLLCENKDLCSTVKKNEQSLREHIASNAHRDAKGSWEVPIKNMLQQMHIQFQSRYNAKKYCCEFCNYQTPSELYFVKHLHVPYHVTRLMDIPDHTNKFKFYFCNACLIMWFGSADTSDQHFELMEHKNRMMYGPDINDLPDQVVQFLTMSGLNAEVLLERSNRVKCHDEMRKYVLYSFETDLRKYIPNIRAYPFGSRISDLGFPESDIDIFLDCNNMYEGKNSSYRQSQNLIASVVQYLSRNRDLWIVHDVILHSRTPIAKVLHIPSRLICDISVTNGLAVENTKMIKCFNNAFPPCRKLTLFLKRWMHLSGLLGSHLITSYALTWCVIFYLQTLLVLPSISDLIKLRNKSRLISGWEVGVSYDFRVNGLNHTFEELLLGFFLFYGDFKYKKQVICPLLGRPVQKDTFVKLSDLPQEMAPYVAYMHTGTQEELPQAFFVSPLCVQDPFDLSHNLTKALNNKELKIFWNNCTASAQILKTTLPNLRSPLMPYSD
- the LOC109611452 gene encoding uncharacterized protein LOC109611452 isoform X2, translating into MEEIQRDDNISSDAPVKQHLISSRKRDAQNGPARNKTKQNGAFTEGKTTRKKKHLPLTLFQASTVPVTDNGVNNNVSVLTATSDMVPTPNVVECGIKVRKRRKKTKNGLNSSAKENVRANVTTNNAGDKASKQITSNGDCNDASAKEATVQTSTIAKHEATDDKRNKDTSTHQKYTYSRINYEFHEANHAIIDTFAIALDFFLRNDNKKCYCLVCDTTLRMQSDDVRRHLGRHIRSKRHIQLLSMMIEDEKRSVSNGESFSKLVLAREYMTSNDDFVKCLLCENKDLCSTVKKNEQSLREHIASNAHRDAKGSWEVPIKNMLQQMHIQFQSRYNAKKYCCEFCNYQTPSELYFVKHLHVPYHVTRLMDIPDHTNKFKFYFCNACLIMWFGSADTSDQHFELMEHKNRMMYGPDINDLPDQVVQFLTMSGLNAEVLLERSNRVKCHDEMRKYVLYSFETDLRKYIPNIRAYPFGSRISDLGFPESDIDIFLDCNNMYEGKNSSYRQSQNLIASVVQYLSRNRDLWIVHDVILHSRTPIAKVLHIPSRLICDISVTNGLAVENTKMIKCFNNAFPPCRKLTLFLKRWMHLSGLLGSHLITSYALTWCVIFYLQTLLVLPSISDLIKLRNKSRLISGWEVGVSYDFRVNGLNHTFEELLLGFFLFYGDFKYKKQVICPLLGRPVQKDTFVKLSDLPQEMAPYVAYMHTGTQEELPQAFFVSPLCVQDPFDLSHNLTKALNNKELKIFWNNCTASAQILKTTLPNLRSPLMPYSD